The Chloroflexia bacterium SDU3-3 genome segment ATATGGTTATCTATGGGTACTCGGCGGCGCTGGGCGGTGAGGCCATCCAGTCGGCGGCGCTGCGGCGCATCGTGCTGCTCGCGTCGGCGCTGCACAAGACGTGGGATTCTATCCCGTGGCTGCTGGTGCTGAACAAGAGCGATCTGGCGGATGTGCCGCCGCTCTCCCCCGATCTGCCGCCCATCCAGGGCAGGCCCGCCCTGCCCGCCGTGGTCCCGCGCGACCTCATCCCCCCGCATGTGCCTGCGGTTGCCTGCGTCGCCACCGAGGGCGTGGGCGTGGCCGATGTGTGCGCGCTGTTGCCGCGCTGAGCCACAGCGGGGAGCGCGGGGTGAATATCCCCGCGCTCCCCGCGCCCCTAGCGCGCCGCCAGCCGCCCGCGCCAGAACTCCAGCACGTCGCGCACGATCTCGGTCATGCCGATTGTCGGCTCCCAGCCGGTGGCCGCGCGCAGCTTGCTGTTGTCGCCCTTCAGGATCGGCTCATCCGATGGCCGCATGCGCGCCGGGTCGGCCTTCACGCTGGCGGGCACGCGCCCGTACTCCAGCACCATGTCCACAATATCGCCGATGCGCGTGGCCTCACCCGAGCACAGGTTGTAGACCTCGCCGGGTGCGCCGCGCTCTAGCAGCAGCCACAGCGCCCGCGCCACATCGGCGGTGTGGGTGAAGTCGCGGCGCGGCTCTAGGTTGCCCACGTGGATGAACGGCTCCTGCATGCCCAGCTCGATCTGGGCCATCTGGCGGCAGAAGGTCTGGATGGAGCAGCGGTCGCCCTGCTGCGGCCCCACGTGGTTGAACGAGCGCGTCACAAGCACGCTCATGCCGAAGTTGTCGTGGTACTGCAGGCCGGTCATCTCGGCGGCGGCCTTGCTCACGCCATAGGGGCTGAGCGGGCGCAGCGCGTGATCCTCGCGGATGGGCACCTCGTCGGGGCGCACAATGCCGTACTCCGCGCTGGTGCCTGCGATGTGCACGCGGGCCTCGGGGCGGTGGCGGCGCACCGCCTCCAGCACGTTGATCGTGCCCTCCACATTGGCGCGCATGGTGGCGATAGGCGCATCCCACGACTCGCTGGGGTAGCTCTGCGCCGCCAGGTGGTAGACGCGGTCGGGGGCGGCGGCGGCGATGGCGCGGTCGATCGAGAAGGCGTCCTCGATGTCGCCCTCGTGGAAGGTGACGTGGCCGTACAGCTTCTCGATCGGGCGGGGGTCGCTGCGCCAGCGCTTGAAGGCGTGTATCTCAAGGTCGGGCAGGGTCAGCAGGTAGTCGGCCAGGGCGCTGCCCACTGGCCCGGTGATGCCGGTGATGAAGATCCTCACGGGTGCTCCTTTATGGCTTCGCGGCACGCGCCGCGCAGGCATGTGCGTTTGGCTGGCCATCATACCATAAGGCGCATCGTGGGCGTAGCTGCCAAAAGATTCCTCACCACCAAGACTCCACGGCACCAAGAGAGAAAATGAATGGGCGGATCACGGCGATACCAGTGAACCAACCGTGTTTGTCCCTGCGGCGCTACCGTGATGCACTGGGCGACCAGCCGCACTGCGGGCAGCTTTCTTTGTTGGGCGGGATGCTGGCCCCGCACGCGCGGCACTGGGATGCGCGGATGTTAGGCCGCGCCATCTCGGGGCTGTTTTCCTTGCTGCCTGCACTTGGCTTGCCCTCATCCTCGTAGGACCAGCCGCAGGCGGGGCAGCGGGTCTGGAAGGGCGGGATGTCGGCCCCGCACCCCAGGCACAGGGCTGGCTCGCTCAGGTCGACCACCGTCGTGCTCTGCTCGATCTCCTCATCGGTCATGGTGCGGGTCTTTCGCTGATCCTCGTAGGACCAGTCGCAGGAGGGGCAGCGGGTCTGGAAGGGCGGGATGTCGGCCCCGCACCAGATGCAGAGCGCGGCCTCGCTCAGGCCGACGGCGACAAGCTCGTGGTCGGCCTGTGGCTGGCGGGGTGGCGCGGCTGGCGCGGCTGGCAGCGCGGCTTGCCTGGGCCTAGCTTGCCAGCCGCAGTGCCCGCAGGCCCTGGGGCCTGCGCTTAGGCCCGCACCGCACGCCGGGCAGAAGGTGGGGGCCGCCTGATCAAAGATCTCCTCTTTTTCCTCCGCCGAGCGCTGAAACCACTCAAGTCGCCCGCAGTTGGCGCAGGCGTAGATCAGGTCATATGTCGCAAACCACCCGGAGCGAACCGCGTCGCGGGAGAGATATTTGATAAATGTATTTCCGCTGCAGTGCGAGCAGATCAGCAGCCGATGCGCGATGCGAAAGATTTGTGGCTCAGACATATGTGTTTCCCCTCTCTATTAGAGCTGCTCCCAGAACATGTACGCAGCGAGACCGTTTTTGATTCATGGCGCTTGACAGCCATGGTAGAATAGAACATGTGTTCGGTAGTCTGGCCGCTAAAACGACACATCCCCTGGCGGCAATTCCATGTCTGGCAATCTGGGAAGAGAAAAACGAAAAAAGGAGAGGCTCATGGTCACCTACGCGACGGCGAAGCAGGCTGGCACCCCCACGTGGCTTGATCTGATGACCCCCAACATGGACGAGTCTAAGGCATTCTATCAGGCTGTGCTCGGCTGGGAGTACGACGGCGGCGAGCCGGAGTTTGGCGGCTACACCACCGCCACGGTGGCTGGTCAGCAGGCGGCGGGCCTGATGAACCTGATGCCTGCCACACCTCCGATGGCGGCGGGCTGGTACCTCTACTTCGCCACCGATGATATCGAGGCCGATGCGGCGCGGGTCGAGGAGCTGGGCGGCAAGGTGGTCTACCCGCCGATGGCGGTGGGCAGCTTCGGCTCGATGGCCACCTGTACCGACCCGACGGGCGCGACCTTCAGCCTGTGGCAGGCCAACGAGCATATTGGCACCGGGGTGGTGGGCGAGCCGGGCGCTGCGGCGTGGTACGAGCTGTACACCACCAATGCCGCGCAGGCCCGCGATTTTTACGCCGCCCTGCTCGGGGCCAGCGTCAGCCCGATGGAGGAGATGGAGTACTACGTGCTCAAGCACGGCAGCGAGGAGCTGTGCGGGATAATGCAGATCGACCCCTCGTGGGGCGATTTCCCGCAGCAGTGGGGCATCTACTTCGCTGTGCCCGACACCGATGCGGCGGTCGCCACTGCCACCGCGCACGGTGGCTCCCTGCTGGGCACGGTCGACGACTCGCCGTTTGGCAGGCTGGCCACCCTGGCCGACCCGCACGGCGCGATGTTTAAGATCGTGCAGCTTCCCGCCTAGCTTCCCGCCAACCCTCGAAACACAAAAGTGCGCCGCGTATGGTACGCGGCGCACTTGTTGCTGACCCCTGCTGCCTACCAGGCCACGGCCTCGCCCCTACCAAGGCGCTGCATCGCGTAGGCGAAGCCCGCCTGCAGGTTGGCGCAGGTGGCCATGTCGCTCAGGCTCACGCCCAGCTGCACGATCGTCTGCGCGATCTCGGGGCGGATGCCCACCAGCACCATGTCTGCGCCCAGCAGCTTCACCGCCCGCGCCGCCTGGATGAGGTGGTGCGCCACATCGGTGTCCACCACGGGCACGCCGGTGATGTCCAGCAGCACGATGCGGGCCTGCTGCTCGGTGATCTCGGTGAGCAGCGTGGCGATGATCCCCGAGGCGCGGCGATCATCCAGCGTGCCCACCAGCGGCATCACCAGCACGCCGCTGACGATCGGCACGATCGGGGCCGACAGCTCTTGGATGACCTCTTGGTGGGCGCGCTCGACGGCGCGGAAGAGCGCGAGCTTGGCGTGGTCGGCGATCGCGCACACCTGGGTGATCATCGCCTGCATGCCGCTCATGTCGCCCTGATAGTGTGGCAGCAGGTGGCGGATGACGATCTCGTTGGCGACCATGATCGAGCGCATCATCTCCTCGATGCCGTAGCCGCTGCGCACCCGCTCGGGCGCGCGCATCAGCCAGAACGAGGCGAAGTGCTCCTGCTTGCCCTCGGCGATGTCGCGGCCATACAGCGCCATTCCCCGCTCGGCGCTGGGCCGGAACTGCTCGATCTGCTGCTGCTGGTAGCCGCCGCCCGCCTGTGCGACGACGGCGATCGCCACATCCTCGACGATGGCGGAAAAGTGCTGCTGAAAAAGATCGGTGAGGGTTGGCATGGCTGGCCTTCTCTATACGATGCTGCTGTTTGTCGGCTTTTAAGCGCGCGGCGTCGGCTGTTGCTGGGATGTGCAAATGCACGTACATGAAGACTATATCATGCGACCCAAACAAACGAGCAACAAGAGAAACGTGGGGTGCGCTTGTTTTACGACCATTGCTATGGTGTCGCGATCTTGCGACACCTTGCGCTGAGCGCCCTGGTCAGCCGTTGGGGCTACAGCGCAACTGGGGCCGAGAAATTGATGATATTGCCATCGGGGTCGCGCAGCCACACCGAGCGCCGCCCCCAAGGCTGGGTCGTCGGCGGCTTGAGGATGTCGGCCCCCAGCGCGCTCAGCCGCGCGTGCTCGGCGTCGACATCCGCCACCTCGAACTCGATGGTGTAGCCGCCGCTGCCGCCGCCAAACGATAGCCCTGGCCAGATCTGGCCGATGCCATCCCTGCGGAACAGCGAGAGCGCGGTTGCGCCCAGCGGGATGCTCACGAACAGCTCGTCCGTCGGCACGTCGGTCTGGAGCACGGCGCAGTAGAAGTCGCGCAGCCTAGGCACGTTGTCGGTGATGATGCAGATTCCGCTGAAGTGGTGCATATGCCATCCTCACGGCTTTTCGTATCTGTTAAAAGGTTAGGCGCTTTTCTCGAAGAAATCCCAGCCATCCAGCGAGGGCGGCTCGATGCCCAGCCCGGTGATGATCGCCCGCACCTGGGTGCGGTGCTCGGCGGCGTGGTCGAGCGCCTGGGTGTAGAGGATGGCCTTGGGCACTTGGCGTATCTCGCCATCCCAGTCGATCGGCACGGCCTCGCCCGGCTGCAGCTTGTCGGCCCACTCCAGCAGGCCCGCGCCGGTGATCTGTGCCGACTCGACCATCTCGGCGATGGTGAGAAGCGGCATGTCGCGGGCGCGCACCGGTGATAGGCCGGTGCTGATACGCGAGAAATACGAGCGCTCGGATGTGACCATGTGCTGGAGCGTCTGCCGGATGCTGCCGAAGGTGCCGATGGCAGTGCTGTCGAGCTGCTCGTCGCTGAGCGTGGTGCAGAAGGCGATCAGCTTGGTGTTGGCCCACACGTGGTGGCGCAGTAGCGTGGTGAGCGTATCGGGTGCGGTCATGGTCTCCTCCTTAGTTAGGCTGTTCTGGGCGACCCTGGCGCGAGCGGGCGCGGTAGGCGGATGGCGGCATGCCCACCACCGCGCGAAACTCGCGGACGAAGTGCGGCTGATCGTAGAAGCCGAGTTCGGCGGCGAGCTGGCCGATAGGCATGGCGTAGCCCCTGCGCAGCGCCTGGCGCGCGCTGTCGATGCGCAGCAGGCTGGCGTACTGCTTGGGCGACATACCCACGTGGCAGTGGTAGATGCGCTCTAGCTGCCGCTGGCTGATCGCCAGCCGGTCGGTCACCTGCGGGATGGCGTGCGGGCTCGCTGCGTCGCGCAGCAGGGCCAGCGAATAGGGGATGATCTTATCCTGCGGCTTGGCCGAGGCCAGCCGCGCCAGCAGCCAGGCATCCAGCAGCTGTACTCGCATCTCCAGTGTCCTGGCGCTATACAGCCGGTGGTAGAGCTCGGGCATGCGCGTGTGTCCCACTGCGTCGAGCAGGCGCGTGGTGTTGCGCAGCTCGCCCAGCGGCACGCCGAGGAAGGGGTAGGCCCCGCCCTCGCGGAACCGCACGCCGACCATCTCGATGCTGCCCAGAAAGCCCATGCGGCGGGAGATGGTGGTGTCCCCATCCAAAAAGATCGGCTCGCCGATGCCCTCGCCGTCGAGCAGCGCCGGGCCGCCGAAGTTGAAGGCCAGCCCGTAGCCACCGCGCGGGTGCATGTACTCCTCGTGGCGCTGCCGCAGCGGCGCGGCGCGCGAGAACGCCCAGTAGCTCTGGATGTAGGGCCGCAGCGCGGGGCTGGGCGAGGCTAGGCGGAAGCCGAGGTCGGTGAGCGTCGGGTCTGGGTTCGCGCCCATGGGGTTGCCTCTGGGTTGCAGATCGTTTGGTGTGCATAGTATACCGGAGCAGTCAATGCGGCGTCAGAGGCTTTGGATGGATCTCAGAGCCTAGGCATTCTTGATCCACCAAGGGTTTTTTACCACGAGGACACGAAGGCTCGAAGATTATTATCACTTCTTTTTTCGAATCTTTGTGCCTTCGCGGTTATTGGTTCCTTTTTCCCCTTGGTGTCTTAGAGTCTTGGTGGTAGAAGAATCGCCTTTTCTATGGATCGGATTCGCCGACCCGCCCGACATGTCGAAAAAGTACAATCTTTCTCGTCCGCCGTGCCCTATGCTGTGCCCATCGAAGCGAATGATAGACGAAAAGATGAGGGGTAGTATGAGCACAGCGATGACGGTTGGGATCATTGTTTTTGATGGCGTGCTGACATCTGAGGTCGTGGCCCCTGCCGAGGTGTTCGCCACTGCGGCTGGGCAGAGCTGGGGCGCGGGCATCCGCGTGTGTCTGATCGGCGTCGACCCGCGGCAGCAGCAGATCCGCACCGAGGAGGGGCTGCGCCTGGGCGTGGATGCCACGGTCGCGGATGATCTGCCCTGCGATGTGCTGCTGGTGCCCGGCGCGAACGACATGGCCCCGCTGATCGACAACGCGGCGCTGCGGGCCTATATCGAGCGCCACCACCAGGGCGGGCAGTGGCTGGGCAGCGTCTGCGCGGGGGCCTTCCTGCTGGGCGCGGCGGGTGCGCTGGATGGCAGGCAGGCCACCACATGGTTTGGCGGCGAGGCCAGGCTGCAGGAGCGCTACCCGGCGGCCCAGGTCGTCATCGATCAGCCGGTGGTGTTCGACCGGCGGCTGGTGACGGCCAACGGCGGCCTGGTGAGCTACTCGGCGGCGCTGGCGCTGCTGGGGCGGCTGGCGGGTGCCGAGCGCGCCCGCGAGGTCTACGAGGCGCTGGGGCTTGACCGCATGCTGGGCTGGGATGCGCTCAGCCAGGCGATCGCGCAGCCCGAGGCCGCCGAGCAGGCGGCCCGATGAGCCGCACACATATGCTGGCGCTGCTGCTGCTGGGCGCGGTCTGGGGCGCGTCGTTCCTGTTCATCGGCGTGGCGGTCGCGGCGCTGGGGCCGTTCCCGCTGATGTTCCTGCGGGTGGCGCTCGCCAGCCTGGTGCTGCTGGCGATCATCGCGCTGCGGCGGGAGCGCGCTGCGTTGGATGTGCGTGGGCGCTGGCGGCAGTACCTGCTGGTGGGCCTGCTGAACTCGGCCATCCCTTTCTCGCTGATCGCCTACGCCGAGCTGCGCATCCCGGTCTCGCTCTCGGCCATCCTCAACGCTACCACGCCGCTGTTCACCGCGCTGATCGCGGCGCTGTGGGGCGGCGAGCCGCTGACGCGGCGCAGGCTGGCCGGGGTGGCGCTGGGCGTGGTGGGCGTGGCGGTGCTGATGGGCGGCGGCACATTCGGCGCTGGCCAGATCGTGGGCATCCTGGCCATGCTGCTGGCCTCGTGCTTCTATGGGGCGGGCACGGTCTACGCCGCGCGGCGCATCCACGGCCTGCCGCCCGTGTTCGCCTCGCTCGCGCAGCTGCTGGGCGCGTCCGCCGCCCTCGCCATCCCCGCCGCGCTGAGCCTGCCGCACACGCCGCCGTCGCCGGAGGCGCTGGCCGCGCTGGCAGCCCTGGTGCTGCTCTCCACGGTCGGGGGCTACCAGATCTACTTCTTCCTGCTACGTGAGATCGGCCCCACGTCGACCTCAAGCGTCACCTTTATCGTGCCGCTGTTCGGCTGCCTGTGGGGCGCGCTGCTGCGCCACGACACGCTGGGGGCCAATGTGCTGGTCGGGATGCTGGTGATCTTCGCGAGCGTGGCGCTGGTGCTGCGCGCGCCGCCAAGCCGGGCCGCCACAGCGGCGGCCCGGCCCTAGCGCCAGCGCGGGCCTGATCGGGGCAGCTAGTCGGCCTCGATCAGGCCCCACTCGCGCACCTGATCCTGGTTCTTAAAGATGGCCATGGCGGTGCGCATGCGCGCGAAGCCCAGCTTCTTGTAGAATGGCTCCTTGCCGACGGCGGCGTACAGGATGATCTTCTTGTGGCCCTTGGCGCTCTCGACCAGCCGCGAGACGATGCCCTTGCCGAGGCCGTGGCCCTGGTACTCGGGGTGCACCGCCACATCGGCGATGTAGGCGCAGTCCAGCCCATCCGAGAGCACGCGCCCCGCGCCCACCAGCTTGCCCTCGTGGAACACAAAGCACTGGTAGCGGCTGTTGCCGAAGACGATGATCAGATCTTCGGCCCGCTTCTCGCCTAGGGGTGCGATGCGGTAGAGATCGGAAAGCTCCTGCCAGTCGATGGTTTCGGATGATGCGGCCCAGGTGAACTTCATGAGATGCTCCTTGTGCGATGTGGTGCGCTAGTGCTCGCGCTGGGCGATGGCGTGCTCGATCCGGCTGTCGGGGATGAGCCAGATCAGCGCGCTGAACGCGTAGAGCGCCTGGCCCGCCCAGGGCAGCACAAAGCTGAGGATGATGGCGGCGATGTAGATCAGCGGCGAGAGCTTGCCCTTCCAGTCGCGGCCAATCGCCTGCCGCAGCATCGAGCTCGCCCCGTCGGTCTTGATGATCGACTGCTGCAGCAGCCAGTAGGCGCAGGCGGCCATCAGCAGCACAAAGCCGTAGAGCGCCGATGGCTGCGCGGCGAACTGGTTCTCGCCCATCCACATCGTGACAAAGGGCAGCAGCGAGAGCCAGAACAGCAGGTGCAGGTTGGCCCACAGCACGCGGCCCGTCACGTGGTGGGCGGTGTGCAGCATGTGGTGGTGGTTGTTCCAGTAGATGCCCACATACACGAAGCTGAGCACATAGCTGAGGAAGGCTGGCAGCAGCTCGCGCAGCGCCGCGAACGTGGCCTCGTGCGGTGCCTTCAGCTCCAGCACCATGATGGTGATGATGATCGCGATCACGCCGTCGCTAAATGCCTCAAGTCGGTTCTTTCCCACGTGTCTCTCCCTCTCCGGTGGCGAACTTCTCAGGGTGGCATCCAGCTGCGATTATACACGCCCCACTGGCAGATCAGATCCGCGCGACGATCTCCACTGGGTTGCCGTCGGGGTCGAGCACCCAGGCGGCCCGCAGCGCGCCCAGGAAGTCGTGCGGGGCGCTGACGCCGGGCACGCCCTCGGCCAGCAGCGCGGCGTAGGCGGCGTCCACATCGTCGGTCCACACCACCACCTCGGCGCGGGGCGGGCTGCCCTGGCCCAGCGGCAGTCCGTGCATGGCCTCGCCCGCCGACCTCGCCGCCAGCCCCAGCACGAGGTCGCCCAGCCGCAGCTCCACATGCACCGGCTCGCCCTCGCTGGGCGTGCGGAAGCGCTCGACAAAGCCGAAGCGCTGGGTGTAGAAGCGCGCCGCCGCCTCGACATCGGCCACGTAGTAGTTGACCGAGGGGCTGCGGAAGTCCGCGCGGCCCGCGTGCGGCGGTGCAATCAGCTCGCTGAAGTCGAGATCGCCCGCTGCGACGGGCGTGGCGAACCAGCCGCCCAGGGCCAGGTTGTGGTGGGCGATGATCTGCGCGGCGCTCAGCTCGCCGCTGTCCCAGGTGCTGTGGCCGTCGCTTATGAGCCGCACGTCGTAGCCCAGGCTGGCGGCGCGGCGGGTGGTGGTGTCCACGCACTGGTCGGTCTGGATGCCCATCACCACCAGCGTACGCGCGCCCAGCGCATCCAGGCGCTCGCGCAGGCCGGTCTGGTGGAACGAGTCCGGCGTGGTCTTCTGCACGATCAGCTCGCCGGGCTGCGGGGCGAGCGCGGGGTGCAGCCCATTGCCAGGCGCGCCCGGCGCAAGCGGGTGGCCCTCGCCGCCCATGTGCTGCACGAACACCACCGGCACCCCGCGCGCGCGGGCCTGCCCCAGCAGCCCGGTGATGGTGGCCAGCAGCTCTTCGCCGCGGTGCACAGGCGGGATGATCAGGCCGTCGAACATGCCGATCTGGACATCGATCACCAGCAGGGCGGTCGGCGTGGGCATCGCGGCTCCTTCTGCATAAGCACAGATGTACGTTTGGTCAGGAGCGCTCAGTATACGCTATGGCCATACGCCCTCCATCCGCCTGCGGGCGGATTGCGGCGCTATGGGATGCCCCAGAGCTGCACCTGCCCGCCGGTGACGACCCCGACTAGCTTCCCCAGCGGCCCGATGAAGACCTGGTCGGCGGGGGTGGGGATATGGTGCAGCAGCGTGCCGTCGCTCAGGCGGTAGAAGCGCACGCCGTGGTTCTGCCAGACGATCAGGAGCTGGCGGTCGTAGGAGAAGCTGAACTGGGTGGGCGATGGTACTCCCGGCGGTATGTTGCCCACCTCAAGCAGCCAGCCATCTGCAAAGCGCATGCGTGGTTCCAGATCATCCACATCCCATGTCATGATCGTGT includes the following:
- a CDS encoding AraC family transcriptional regulator, which translates into the protein MGANPDPTLTDLGFRLASPSPALRPYIQSYWAFSRAAPLRQRHEEYMHPRGGYGLAFNFGGPALLDGEGIGEPIFLDGDTTISRRMGFLGSIEMVGVRFREGGAYPFLGVPLGELRNTTRLLDAVGHTRMPELYHRLYSARTLEMRVQLLDAWLLARLASAKPQDKIIPYSLALLRDAASPHAIPQVTDRLAISQRQLERIYHCHVGMSPKQYASLLRIDSARQALRRGYAMPIGQLAAELGFYDQPHFVREFRAVVGMPPSAYRARSRQGRPEQPN
- a CDS encoding STAS domain-containing protein is translated as MPTLTDLFQQHFSAIVEDVAIAVVAQAGGGYQQQQIEQFRPSAERGMALYGRDIAEGKQEHFASFWLMRAPERVRSGYGIEEMMRSIMVANEIVIRHLLPHYQGDMSGMQAMITQVCAIADHAKLALFRAVERAHQEVIQELSAPIVPIVSGVLVMPLVGTLDDRRASGIIATLLTEITEQQARIVLLDITGVPVVDTDVAHHLIQAARAVKLLGADMVLVGIRPEIAQTIVQLGVSLSDMATCANLQAGFAYAMQRLGRGEAVAW
- a CDS encoding DMT family transporter, which codes for MSRTHMLALLLLGAVWGASFLFIGVAVAALGPFPLMFLRVALASLVLLAIIALRRERAALDVRGRWRQYLLVGLLNSAIPFSLIAYAELRIPVSLSAILNATTPLFTALIAALWGGEPLTRRRLAGVALGVVGVAVLMGGGTFGAGQIVGILAMLLASCFYGAGTVYAARRIHGLPPVFASLAQLLGASAALAIPAALSLPHTPPSPEALAALAALVLLSTVGGYQIYFFLLREIGPTSTSSVTFIVPLFGCLWGALLRHDTLGANVLVGMLVIFASVALVLRAPPSRAATAAARP
- a CDS encoding VOC family protein, with amino-acid sequence MHHFSGICIITDNVPRLRDFYCAVLQTDVPTDELFVSIPLGATALSLFRRDGIGQIWPGLSFGGGSGGYTIEFEVADVDAEHARLSALGADILKPPTTQPWGRRSVWLRDPDGNIINFSAPVAL
- a CDS encoding VOC family protein, which translates into the protein MAPPHAGRADFRSPSVNYYVADVEAAARFYTQRFGFVERFRTPSEGEPVHVELRLGDLVLGLAARSAGEAMHGLPLGQGSPPRAEVVVWTDDVDAAYAALLAEGVPGVSAPHDFLGALRAAWVLDPDGNPVEIVARI
- a CDS encoding GDP-mannose 4,6-dehydratase is translated as MRIFITGITGPVGSALADYLLTLPDLEIHAFKRWRSDPRPIEKLYGHVTFHEGDIEDAFSIDRAIAAAAPDRVYHLAAQSYPSESWDAPIATMRANVEGTINVLEAVRRHRPEARVHIAGTSAEYGIVRPDEVPIREDHALRPLSPYGVSKAAAEMTGLQYHDNFGMSVLVTRSFNHVGPQQGDRCSIQTFCRQMAQIELGMQEPFIHVGNLEPRRDFTHTADVARALWLLLERGAPGEVYNLCSGEATRIGDIVDMVLEYGRVPASVKADPARMRPSDEPILKGDNSKLRAATGWEPTIGMTEIVRDVLEFWRGRLAAR
- a CDS encoding GNAT family N-acetyltransferase translates to MKFTWAASSETIDWQELSDLYRIAPLGEKRAEDLIIVFGNSRYQCFVFHEGKLVGAGRVLSDGLDCAYIADVAVHPEYQGHGLGKGIVSRLVESAKGHKKIILYAAVGKEPFYKKLGFARMRTAMAIFKNQDQVREWGLIEAD
- a CDS encoding DUF1211 domain-containing protein; amino-acid sequence: MGKNRLEAFSDGVIAIIITIMVLELKAPHEATFAALRELLPAFLSYVLSFVYVGIYWNNHHHMLHTAHHVTGRVLWANLHLLFWLSLLPFVTMWMGENQFAAQPSALYGFVLLMAACAYWLLQQSIIKTDGASSMLRQAIGRDWKGKLSPLIYIAAIILSFVLPWAGQALYAFSALIWLIPDSRIEHAIAQREH
- a CDS encoding DJ-1/PfpI family protein, translated to MVEESPFLWIGFADPPDMSKKYNLSRPPCPMLCPSKRMIDEKMRGSMSTAMTVGIIVFDGVLTSEVVAPAEVFATAAGQSWGAGIRVCLIGVDPRQQQIRTEEGLRLGVDATVADDLPCDVLLVPGANDMAPLIDNAALRAYIERHHQGGQWLGSVCAGAFLLGAAGALDGRQATTWFGGEARLQERYPAAQVVIDQPVVFDRRLVTANGGLVSYSAALALLGRLAGAERAREVYEALGLDRMLGWDALSQAIAQPEAAEQAAR
- a CDS encoding VOC family protein, yielding MSGNLGREKRKKERLMVTYATAKQAGTPTWLDLMTPNMDESKAFYQAVLGWEYDGGEPEFGGYTTATVAGQQAAGLMNLMPATPPMAAGWYLYFATDDIEADAARVEELGGKVVYPPMAVGSFGSMATCTDPTGATFSLWQANEHIGTGVVGEPGAAAWYELYTTNAAQARDFYAALLGASVSPMEEMEYYVLKHGSEELCGIMQIDPSWGDFPQQWGIYFAVPDTDAAVATATAHGGSLLGTVDDSPFGRLATLADPHGAMFKIVQLPA